A single Corallococcus exiguus DNA region contains:
- a CDS encoding lytic polysaccharide monooxygenase auxiliary activity family 9 protein yields the protein MSPAIRKAFTASLAFVSLLSAGPAAAHGSMEVPLSRVYGCFKEGPESPKSAACKAAVQTGGTQALYDWNGVRQGAANGRHREIIPDGKLCSAANESHKGLDLARADWPSTLITPDSSGRFEFVFHATAVHATGYFQLFVTKEGYNPALPLKWSDLESTPFCNVTNVSAVNNRYRLNCPFPATRTGSHVIYAIWQRADSPEAFYACTDVKFSNTPPPPVSWKELGQVQAREDLPKSSKVTFRLFDSAGRDAESYPLTLDAATPAATWMYRLAQQVNAGSSRVQVGVLQTTGSVTPVQDALGNRVYAKETGYSFQVDIEKPSTGGSAQYKYPAGIDSYTAGTLVEGTDGLIYRCKPFPYSGWCKGAASHYAPGTGMAWQDAWERAN from the coding sequence ATGTCCCCAGCAATCCGCAAGGCCTTCACCGCATCGCTCGCTTTCGTCTCCCTGCTGTCCGCCGGTCCGGCGGCGGCGCACGGCTCCATGGAAGTCCCGCTGAGCCGCGTCTATGGATGTTTCAAGGAAGGGCCGGAGAGTCCCAAGTCCGCCGCGTGCAAGGCCGCGGTGCAGACCGGTGGGACGCAGGCGCTCTATGACTGGAACGGCGTCCGGCAGGGCGCCGCCAACGGGCGTCACCGCGAAATCATCCCCGACGGCAAGCTGTGCAGCGCAGCCAATGAGAGTCACAAGGGCCTGGACCTGGCGCGCGCGGACTGGCCGTCCACGCTCATCACCCCGGACAGCAGCGGCCGCTTCGAGTTCGTCTTCCACGCCACCGCGGTGCACGCCACGGGCTACTTCCAGCTCTTCGTGACGAAGGAGGGCTACAACCCGGCGCTGCCCCTGAAGTGGTCGGACCTGGAGTCGACGCCGTTCTGCAACGTCACCAACGTGTCCGCGGTGAACAACCGCTACCGGCTCAACTGCCCGTTCCCTGCGACCCGGACGGGCTCGCACGTCATCTATGCCATCTGGCAGCGCGCGGACAGCCCGGAGGCCTTCTACGCCTGCACGGACGTGAAGTTCAGCAACACGCCGCCCCCGCCGGTGTCGTGGAAGGAGTTGGGCCAGGTGCAGGCGCGCGAGGACCTGCCCAAGTCGAGCAAGGTGACGTTCCGTCTCTTCGACAGCGCGGGCCGCGACGCCGAGTCGTATCCGCTGACGCTCGACGCGGCCACGCCCGCGGCCACGTGGATGTACCGGCTGGCGCAGCAGGTGAACGCGGGCTCCAGTCGCGTGCAGGTGGGCGTGCTCCAGACGACGGGCAGCGTGACGCCGGTGCAGGACGCGCTGGGCAACCGCGTGTACGCGAAGGAGACGGGCTACTCGTTCCAGGTGGACATCGAGAAGCCCTCCACCGGCGGATCCGCGCAGTACAAGTACCCGGCGGGCATCGACAGCTACACGGCGGGCACGTTGGTGGAGGGCACGGACGGGCTCATCTACCGCTGCAAGCCGTTCCCGTACTCCGGCTGGTGCAAGGGCGCGGCGTCGCACTACGCGCCGGGCACGGGCATGGCCTGGCAGGACGCGTGGGAGCGCGCCAACTAG